A region from the Plasmodium berghei ANKA genome assembly, chromosome: 9 genome encodes:
- a CDS encoding beta-catenin-like protein 1, putative, translated as MDLSDEDEIDIDEILKQAENVECVDEDSIKKLATVLKKKKNNNERDRIEHPDKPEKWVASEVDLDEILVNIKNLSVCTNLYKSMIENDIFGDIINLLDHPNNDIVIEVIDIIKEITNPSNIYELNKSVNLMLIDYLNKNKLSHFIINTLDKINEEESEEYYNAISSILNIFENIFELENNLQNDLLTNSKLLFFLLKRINNEIKSDDQNSLYASEILVLLILRINQFAQNVYNDFYYTISIFNFILKYISKYKDKDPPNINKKEILLNCFQALGNLLLLNENKKIFESSNGLELMLKLLSERKFLCFPSLKIFAIVLTSKDICNKFVELSGLKYLFCLFMLRTLNKSKTNTLEFEENIITIISNLCIYCTGTSLGRVLNKFGEKKCEKIIRLLEIRQKYSDIIINEKKKEKDKLLINKNLQKLNIQIDDDCKKNLEYIELCDKGYLTYQLTDVILITLFFMNNSYISNNIFIHLYTRNIDIQSIYENILDFQECIDDDELNEKLKNMLTFFLTSSKESNLFT; from the exons ATGGATCTTAGCGATGAAGATGAGATTGACATTGACGAAATTCTTAAACAAGCTGAAAAT GTTGAATGCGTAGACGAAGACAGCATAAAAAAACTAGCTAcggttttaaaaaaaaaaaaaaataataatgaacgAGACAGAATTGAACACCCAGATAAACCAGAAAAATGGGTAGCTAGTGAAGTTGATTTAGATGAAATATTagttaatataaaaaatttaagtGTATGcacaaatttatataaaagtatgattgaaaatgatatttttggcgacattattaatttattggACCATCCTAATAATGACATAGTTATTGAAGTTATTGATAtaattaaagaaataacGAATCCTTCAAATATATacgaattaaataaaagtgTAAATTTAATGTTAATAGATTActtaaacaaaaataagcTAAGCcattttatcataaatactttagataaaattaatgaagAAGAAAGTGAAGAATATTACAATGCTATTTCATcgattttgaatatttttgaaaacaTTTTTGAACTTGAAAACAATTTACAAAATGATCTATTAACTAATTctaaattgttattttttttattaaaaagaattaataatgaaataaaaagtgaTGATCaaaattcattatatgCAAGTGAAATATTAGTTTTACTTATTTTAAGAATTAATCAATTTGCTCAAAATGTCTACaatgatttttattatactatttctatttttaattttattttaaaatatatttcaaagTATAAGGATAAAGATCCCcctaatattaataaaaaagaaatattacTTAATTGTTTTCAAGCCTTAggaaatttattattattaaacgaaaataaaaaaatatttgaaagCTCTAATGGCTTAGAATTAATGTTGAAGTTACTTAGTGaaagaaaatttttatgtttcccttctttaaaaatttttgcTATTGTACTTACTAGCAAagatatatgtaataaatttgtaGAATTAAGTGGTTTAAAATACCtgttttgtttatttatgttaagAACATTGAACAAGAGTAAAACTAATACACTAGAgtttgaagaaaatattattacaataaTTTCCAacttatgcatatattgcACTGGTACATCCCTTGGAAGagttttaaataaatttggcgaaaaaaaatgcgaaaaaataattcggTTATTAGAAATCAGGCAAAAATACTCtgatataattattaatgaaaaaaaaaaagaaaaagataaattactaataaacaaaaaccTACAAAAATTGAACATACAAATTGATGATGATTGCAAGAAAAATCTTGAATACATAGAATTGTGTGATAAAGGATATCTTACATATCAGTTAACGGATGTAATCTTAATAAcgcttttttttatgaacaattcatatatttctaataatatatttatccaTTTATACACACGGAACATAGACATTCAATCCATATacgaaaatatattag ATTTTCAGGAATGTATAGATGATGAcgaattaaatgaaaaattaaaaaatatgctgACATTTTTCCTAACTTCATCAAAGGAGTCAAATTTGTTTACATAA